One part of the Nematostella vectensis chromosome 8, jaNemVect1.1, whole genome shotgun sequence genome encodes these proteins:
- the LOC5508400 gene encoding uncharacterized protein K02A2.6 has translation MICQQGLFAQLTIVNVIHVTSSTTGKDIVKGETQAIVNLQIDSGQVTQQLPCKIDTGAEGNILPIGSYTQLHPDTPRDQDGRPQEGPIILGLPTCSDIKLVTLNQAKPASAATAPASIDHPTDKSSLLIHPPRRVPEALQQPQKKELDSLEAQGIIAKVTEPTEWVNSLVCVTKPNGTLRLCLDPKNLNKAIKRPHHHTPTIDEVLSKLNGAQYFSIVDVRSGYWNIKLDLESSLCTTFNSPHGRYRFCRLPFGLICAQDVFQRKVDETFGDLPGVTGIADDIIIYGKTRAEHDSNLKAVMQRAHETGIRFNPDKCKIACTELSFFGHVISSSGLKVDPKKIEAIINMDPSTSLSDLQTFLGMVQFLSRFIPNLSSVSAVLWDLTKSSSSLQYFDGRKPVTIQVDASSRGLGATLLQEKGPVEYRSKLLTETEQRYSNIEREMLAVVHGLEKLNYYVYGRHVTVQSDHKPLEAIFKKHISSAPSRIARMMLRIQKYDVNIKYIPGKEIPLADALSRLNPCPADTIPDLDVSVHVLHLLLNARPTRVRQIQAETAKDPALTSLRSIVSNGWPEKRSECPPHLHGYWNYRDEITVSDGLILKGTRIIIPKTLQADVLKQLHYAHQGSEKCKLRAKGSVFWKNINMDIEDMVKSCAPCQRNARMNTKEPLTPHDVPSKPWLTLGSDLFFWNNAWYLLVADYYSKFPLVRKLNDVRSETVIKHMKSIFEENGIPEKLITGHNTQYASSIFGDFSKTYGFEHTSTSPYHSQANGFIERNVQTVKNVLQNCKESNSDPHLAMLCLRTTPIDHNLPSPAELLNGRVYQSSLPGVSRTARLDSRSSKELPPLPPGSNVSVFNPHNKKWEPGTVRSQRSAPKSYTVELSTGSRFTRDRKHLRPSAVPAEKPTDHPDIPVDGDTAQSTSSDGPSLAAEKATVEPPIIASPQPLRRSARNIKPPDRLSL, from the exons ATGATATGTCAGCAAGGTCTCTTTGCCCAGCTTACAATTGTGAATGTAATTCATGTCACAAGCTCCACCACTGGGAAAGA TATTGTTAAGGGCGAAACCCAAGCCATAGTGAATCTGCAAATTGACTCTGGTCAAGTCACGCAACAACTGCCATGCAAGATAGACACGGGTGCTGAGGGAAACATCCTCCCCATTGGATCATACACACAGCTACACCCAGACACACCCCGAGACCAGGACGGTCGACCCCAAG AAGGTCCTATCATACTAGGTCTACCGACATGCAGTGACATAAAGCTAGTTACTCTAAACCAAGCTAAACCAGCCTCAGCGGCAACAGCTCCAGCATCTATTGATCACCCAACAGATAAGTCTTCACTTCTCA TCCACCCCCCGAGGAGGGTCCCTGAAGCTCTTCAACAACCCCAGAAAAAAGAGCTTGACAGTCTTGAAGCACAAGGTATAATTGCCAAGGTCACTGAACCAACAGAATGGGTGAACTCTCTTGTTTGCGTCACAAAACCCAATGGAACTCTTAGGCTCTGCTTAGACCCTAAGAACTTAAACAAGGCCATTAAGCGCCCCCACCATCACACCCCTACCATTGACGAGGTCCTGTCTAAGCTTAATGGAGCGCAATACTTCTCTATTGTGGATGTTCGTAGTGGTTATTGGAACATTAAGCTTGACCTTGAGAGCTCCCTGTGTACCACATTCAACTCACCACATGGCAGATACCGTTTCTGTCGACTCCCATTTGGTTTAATTTGTGCTCAGGATGTCTTTCAGCGCAAGGTTGACGAGACCTTCGGCGACCTCCCTGGCGTGACTGGAATCGCAGACGACATCATCATCTATGGTAAAACTCGTGCCGAGCACGATAGTAATCTGAAGGCTGTCATGCAGCGTGCTCATGAAACTGGTATACGGTTTAACCCTGACAAGTGCAAAATCGCTTGCACTGAGCTGTCATTCTTCGGACATGTCATCAGCTCCTCTGGCCTCAAAGTCGACCCAAAGAAGATTGAAgccatcatcaacatggacCCCTCTACGAGCCTGTCAGATCTGCAGACCTTCCTAGGAATGGTGCAGTTCCTCAGTCGCTTCATTCCTAACCTTTCCTCTGTTTCAGCAGTGCTCTGGGATCTCACCAAGAGCAGCA GCTCCCTCCAGTACTTCGACGGTCGTAAGCCTGTAACCATACAGGTAGACGCGTCCTCTCGAGGCCTAGGTGCTACTCTTCTCCAGGAAAAAGGCCCAGTGGAGTACCGGAGCAAGCTCTTGACTGAGACTGAACAGCGCTACTCAAACATCGAGAGAGAAATGCTAGCCGTTGTGCATGGCCTCGAGAAATTAAACTACTATGTATATGGCAGGCATGTCACAGTCCAGTCTGACCACAAGCCACTAGAGGCAATCTTTAAGAAACATATCTCTAGTGCACCATCCCGCATCGCACGAATGATGCTCCGCATTCAGAAATATGATGTAAACATCAAGTACATCCCTGGGAAGGAGATACCATTGGCCGACGCGCTTTCACGACTGAATCCTTGTCCTGCCGACACCATTCCCGACCTCGATGTCTCAGTACATGTGCTCCATTTGCTTCTGAACGCACGTCCCACTAGAGTGCGACAAATCCAGGCAGAGACCGCGAAGGATCCAGCCCTAACCTCACTCCGATCGATCGTCAGCAATGGTTGGCCTGAGAAGAGATCAGAGTGTCCGCCCCACCTTCACGGCTATTGGAACTATCGTGATGAGATCACAGTCTCCGATGGTCTGATCCTCAAGGGCACCCGCATCATTATTCCAAAGACCCTACAGGCTGACGTCCTCAAGCAACTCCACTACGCACACCAAGGTTCTGAAAAATGCAAGCTACGCGCAAAGGGCTCCGTCTTCTGGAAAAACATCAACATGGACATCGAAGACATGGTGAAGAGTTGCGCCCCTTGTCAGAGAAACGCAAGGATGAACACCAAAGAGCCATTGACACCGCACGACGTGCCGTCCAAGCCGTGGCTCACCCTTGGCTCGGATTTGTTCTTCTGGAACAACGCATGGTACTTGCTCGTCGCAGATTACTACAGCAAGTTTCCATTGGTCCGCAAACTAAACGATGTTAGGTCTGAGACCGTCATCAAGCACATGAAGTCTATCTTTGAAGAGAACGGAATCCCCGAGAAGCTGATCACCGGACACAACACGCAGTACGCTTCATCGATATTTGGCGACTTCAGCAAAACATATGGATTTGAACACACGTCCACAAGTCCATACCACTCCCAAGCTAATGGTTTCATCGAAAGGAACGTGCAAACCGTCAAGAATGTGCTTCAGAATTGCAAGGAGTCAAATTCTGATCCACACCTAGCCATGCTGTGCCTCCGCACCACACCGATCGACCATAATCTGCCCTCACCTGCAGAACTCCTGAATGGCCGAGTCTATCAGTCTAGCCTACCTGGAGTTTCCAGAACAGCTAGGCTGGACTCAAG ATCATCGAAGGAACTTCCACCACTTCCACCCGGTAGTAATGTGTCAGTATTCAACCCACACAACAAGAAGTGGGAACCCGGCACGGTACGCAGTCAGAGGTCAGCTCCCAAGTCTTATACTGTTGAGTTGTCAACAGGTAGTAGGTTCACACGGGATCG